The Cheilinus undulatus linkage group 21, ASM1832078v1, whole genome shotgun sequence region CCCTTTAAAGGTTGGCATgtaccaaaagtttaaaactgacaattTACAACAGTTACGGCTGAGAGAAAAAGCAATCTCTCTCTTGAAGAGACGTCTCCATTTTGGTCAACCACATCCTGCCTGCAGTTTGTGTCACTTCTCATATTGAATATAAAGTCCTtgtttttcacacatgcagtgTCTCAAGATCTCAGCTCAAATCCAACTTTATCATCAATCTTTTGAAAATACATCAAAACTTTGCCCTTTTCAGTCTTAATTTCCGACATATTGATGACAGCTCCTGAACAAAGAAGattcttgtttgatgtgaaGTGTTGATGCATCTCCCTAATATTCCTCTAGGGttttaaagagagaaatgtAATGCATTAAAGTGCACTTAAACATGATGGCTGCCATTTCCTCTCAATGAAATAAACTTCCTCACTGTGACCTTACACCACAGTCTTTGTGCTCACCTGCAGTCTGAGAGGACCCCTCGTTTGGCACTTGATCTTCCTCCATTTCTTAACAACCACCCCGGCGAGACCCTAGAAATGCCTCTCACTCATCATCTGCCCAAACAATTCACCATGTCTGTCAAGTGGTGGATTGGCCAGATGTGTGGCACAAGCTAAAATATTAGTATGCAGCGCTTAGCATGCTGCAGTTTGTGCTCTCAAAAGGATCTACTTCTGGTACAGTGGAGGTTAACCAATGTTTTCAACACGATGGGAAGAGGAAGTGTATCTTTCTGTCATGGCAGGCCCCACCTACATTCTCACATCACTCAGAGTGAGAAGCTGCTTGAGTTTAATCTTTGCTGTGTTTGCACAAAATATTTCAGCAATCCCTAGTGTCAAATGAGTATTTCTAAGTGCAGTTTGGATAGCACGTAATTTGACTTAAAAGAGATACTTGACATTTATTTTGCATCTCAGAATTAAAGAAGTATTTGACCGACAAAACAATGGAAATTTCATCAGTTTTGCATAAGAATACTTAATTTGTTCGATTAAAACCCTCAGGATAATTATTTCTTTAACATCTAATGCATGTCTTACAAAAAGGTGACTTAAATGCTTTGTAAAGCTTTGGATGGCATCACTGTTCAACCTTACTTCAGTAAAACCATGACACCTTGTGGACCACCCAGGTAAAACAAGCAAGAGCAGGCTCAGCACATGCCTCCATCCCAGTGTTTTTGCATGAAACCTGGAACGCAGCAAAGGATTCACTTTTCCAGTTTTGGGAGGTCTCTATAAAGACTGACGATTTTATAGAGAGGTATGCAGCATAGTCAACATAAACTATACGGACAAAAGctttttaattattgaattcaggtgtttcaatcagacctgttgtcacaggtgtaaaatcaagcacctagccatgcagtcaccatttgcaaacatctgtgatacaaAGTAGGTTGTtctgacttcaagtgtggtactatGATGTTGccatctttgcaataagacggtttgtgCAATGTTGTCCTTGCTGGCGATTACACAGACACCTCAGTGATATTAGAAAGTTGAAGcatttagaaacaacagcaactcatccACCAAATGGAAGACtactaaaatcacagagtggggtaagcaactgctaaggcacatggtgcgTTAAAGTCCCCAATGCTCTGCTGGCTTCATAGATGAAAAGTTCTGAACTACCACTGATATTAATGTAGCACTAAGACTGTGCGGTGGGAGCTTTATGGAACGGGCCTCCAaagctgagcagctgcatgcaagcctcaaatcaccaagtccaatgctaGTCGTTgaatggagtggtgtaaagcacaccgacattGGACTGTGGAGtggtggaaacgtgttctgtggagtgatgactCACGTTCCTTTgcttggcagtcagatggatcAGCCTGGCTTTCttggatgccaggagaacgttacctgcacTGCGCCAactatgaagtttggtggaTGAGGGATAATGGTgctgttttttcagggtttgggctatgccccttatctccagtgaaggccaatcttaatgcttcagcataccaagacattttagactatgctgtgcttccaactgtgtggcaacagtttggggaaggcctttttctattcccacatgactgtgccccagtgcccaagcaaggactataaagacatggtttgatgagttcagtgtggaaaaacttgactggcccacacagagccctgacctcaaccgcattgagcacctttgggaagAACTGGAATGGCAATTGGCCAcaccttcttgtccaacatcagtgcctgacttcataaatgctctacagaatgaaaggACACAAAATCCCACAGTGGAGACGGGAGGGTTTATTAGCTACAAAagggggggcaactccatatcaaggcacatgtatttgaatacaatgtcattacagtccctgttggtttAACAGTGTGGCACCCGAAGACCTTTGTCCGTTTGTATATGAGAGTTTGTCTTTTTGTAATGGGTCCTTGGCCTTCTCCTAGCAGACTTTGCCCCGTTATTTGGATCAAACTTCTAATGTGATGGTAAGTGACTGTGAGAACATTTTTTCAACACACAGAAACATCTAAGAGTAGCTATGTTTCATCGCCAATGCATAGTTTCAATGTAATCATTTTGCAAACAAAATGCTTTCTGCTATAAAAAACACTTGGGTGTTGGGCCCGTGGGGCATCCACAGCccgaccaggggcttgtgggaATCCTACTACAGTAATCAAggccccttactccaccctacaggtgtggactttattttttcaacaggttATTTTCTAATGTCACTGCTAATATGTAACTGCTAATATTGCAAGGACATCTAGAGTATAACCTGTATTTATTCCTCCCTGCCACctaatggtgccctcaggtgggccATTACACACCTTACTTCCTCCTCAGTTTTTGGTCCAACATAAAAGCTTTGAACTTACTGTTTATTGTAGACTTAGTGTTGTTATGCCAATTCATTTCATAGTACATAAAAAATCTATTTACATTGTTTCTTAAGCATTTTTTCCTATTACTTACAGTGCCATTCACTCGTCTTtaatggagaaaaaagaagagggcTTGTTAACCCTTAGCAGAGCTCTTACCAGCTCTCATTATAATAATCATAAAAGATAggatattaaacatttttgtcttccATTGAGTGTAAATAGGTATAATATTGTAGTTCAtaacatctgtttttgttttacattatcTGGTTCTGCTACAGTGTTCAGCTGTTACAACAACAATTTTAACAACCAGGAAAAGCAGTTACACCTGTTTGATAGCAGGGAGAAGTGATTACAAATTCAGcgttttcaaaaataaaacattttatttcttgttaGTTTGAGCACAATTCATGGCTGAATGTTCCTACTattatcctttaaaaaattaacttcCCGGCAGCTAAGCTTGAAATCAGTTCCAAGTGTGATTAAGAGGTGGAGAAACTTAAATGAGCTCAGATGTGGCTGGGTTGGTTCTTTTTATAACCCTGTTCCTCCCACACCACCAAACTAGAGGCGTGTACAGTGGTTTGTCTCATCTGTAACCCTGTCAACAGCTGGTTCACAGTGTGAGTCTGGAAGCCAtacaaaagtggcaataagggAAAATGAGCACGAGTGCATTAGTTTATACTCTACTGTATAAGTCTACACAGTTTTGGTTGACTGCAACTGTGCAGCCCAGACCTGCCCTCCTTGTCCTCAGATATGAACTGGCGCTAGGCAAATAAAGATCGATTGATTGAACTGCTTTGTAAAAGTTCTGCTTTGAGAATCTTTAGTGATGACTAAAGATTATAACAACAGAAATAAGAAAAGTGTACAAGGataaaaaactcaaatgaaagaaaacgCAGATATTTCTCCTGATATACTTTACAAAACTCAGACTAATGGTTTAAAACATTTGCACACTGTTGTAAGGCATACTAAACAGAAGTTTTGAACCTTCTAGCTGTAGCACAGTTCACTTGCATATCTCTggaattcatttaaaaaaggcatttcACAGTGTAAtttcaaacaaagacaaatttACTGCCTGATGAAATGTTACAGTCTGATTGCATTCTTAACTATGTATAGGTTAATTTCTGTATGACAGACAGATAACGGGTACTGCAAATGCCATTCAACATGGCAAGTCTAGTGccttgatgaaataaaaaactacaaattgACAGCATGAAACTACAGGACAAAACTGATCCCTTAATGACTTGTCACATCTGGATAAATTAAATCATTCTCAAAACTCTGATGCCACATCCCTGCTGTGATACATTATCAAAGATGAAACATGGTTGAAACACTCGAGTGCGTTTGTCCTACACAGCACCACATTTATCTCTCTTTAAGTTCCTCTCATAGCTCGTCTCGTGCTGTGCTGTCCAAAGGTGATTGGAGAACGTCTGAGTTCTGCGCCTCGGAGCTGATCTTTGCCTGCTGGCGAGTTTTTCCCGAGCGCGCTCTGTCCCAGTCTGTACGGACCTTGTCATTGTCCCACACGGTGGAGGTCTCAGTGTCGCTGATGTAACCGTCGTCGCCCGTGTAGTGTGTTGGAAAGACAAGAAGAGGCTCAGCTGAGAAAGCCTTCAGGTCCCTGGTTTCAAACTGTTCATTGTAATCAGATCTGTGGAGGAGATGGTAGAGttataaataacagaaaaaagcaCAACTCATGAGCAAAGTTATTAGGGCTGTCACACCAGATAATGCCAAACACTTACACAGGGTGCTTATCATACATGATGGGCAGAAACTCATCCACAGGCAAAATCTTATTGAGTGGTTCTGCCCTCAGGAGCTTCTCTGCACCTTGTAATGACATCATATATCCTAGTGTCCAGTAAGAATAGTCAGCCTCCACTAGGTTGTGTATATGAGGCACTGCTTTCTCGGGGTGATCCACTTGCATTCTCTTACGGCCAATGTAACTGAAAGACAGAAATAACAGGAGGAAAATTTGAAAGTACAAAGACCCAACATGGATTGATATAATAACAAAGGAGCACAAACTCACATGAGATCCCAATCAAGTCCTTCTTCTTCCACCTCACTCATTAAATTCATCAAGCGACGTTTGAAGAAGACCTCGAAACGCAGGTCATCTTCAATCACCAAGGAGGTCTCCAGACCTCGCTCCACTATCTAAGGCAATGCAAAGAATGATCAGTTAGCCACCCATTTGTCAGGCTCACAAAGGTTCAAACTAGGGtgcaaattgttgaaaaaccaGAGAGGAGGGTGTTttctaaaaaaagaataaataaaactgcTTGTGCACTTCTTGCAACTGGATTTTTATCTATCACCAGGGACTAACGGTGTACTTTCAAGCTTGTTGACTGCACATTCTCCCACAGCGAGACAAGAGCCACGAGCAGATCCCCAAATGTCAGGGCATTTTTCCAGAGTAAACTTTAGTAGTGTCTGAAAACACCATGACTATAGCAGAAAGGCCTGTCTCCCATACACATGATAAACGCAAGAAATATCTGCATCCATTCAGCTGGCTGTAATGATGTGCCATCTGCAGACGAGGTGGTTTTAAGAAGCAGTCTTTTAATAACTTCATAAAAGAGGTGTAAAAAAGGCAttcagcaatgtgttttttaagtCGTCATTGCTGAATTTAGTTCATTTGACAAAGGCCAAAAAAGTAGTTTACCAGATGAAGAGCTGTATGAACATTAATAGTGTAAGTACTATCTctatagtttagtttagttatttatttatttatgaagggACAGTGTGCAAAGACATTGAtcattcatacaaagtaaatgaaaacatggttgcacCAGATTTACCGAGTTGCTAATTTCCATCTATTGTCCcacataaaaatgacacaaaacataCAAAGTCCCAAAAACAAGGGCAGACACCTGACAAGACCAcagctgacaagacaaagtACATAAAATACACAATTGATCACTATAGAGGACAATAAATAAGTCCTACTTTGTACAAATTATATGAAGGTAATAAAGTAGTCTAAAATTTTCACATATGTATTTTAAAGGCTAGGGCCTAACACACTAGCTAAATAAAACCATGAATAAAACCTATTCTATGAGATATATTAAGCGCAGAGCATTATCATTAAATGAACAAGATACAGTAGCCGCAATATAGAAATACAGGAAGGCAATTGATATGTCatgaccattacaccattaaCAACATTAAGTAGTGCCTAAAATGCCACATTGAGATGATTGAGTCACCAAAATTCATCATCATGCATGAAATAGCGAGagtctctttctctgtgtttatatCTGAGCAAAAGATATATCTGACAAACATATAAACAGGTCttttaaaagaaactttttgacttttgtctcagtTCATCCTGACACAGGCAGTGTGCTCTATTGGACGGAAATATGAACAGATAAATCCGGAGTTTTGGTTGTGTGTCATTAACATTTCAGTTGTACAGCAATGCTGATATTAGACCATCACTGTTAAGAGTTGATATCAGAAGAAGAAGGTTACCTCTTTCCAGATATTATAGTGGGAAAGGAAGCATCCAAGCTCTCCCTTTGTCAGCGGGCGACCGTGGTATGGGTCACTGTATCCAGGAAGCATGTGGATGCCTAAAGCATGGATTTCACTCGTATTCATGGctctgaaagagagagaaagaaacaaactgGTGAGGAGAAAGTAACACCAAGAGTGATTGCTGAGTTATACATGGATTTGAAGGACAGAGTGAACTTACTTTCCATCTACAGCTGCAATCACCTTACATGCAATCTCCTGCTCATATAACGCCCTCAGCATGCGCTCTCTGCGGTCCGTTCGCCTCTGCAGGTTTATCATGAACACCTGCATACAGGCAACAGTGGAGCAAGTCCATGTAATTACAGGCTTCTTACATTAGGGGGAGGCATTCAGCACGAAAGCAGATAGGAGGCCATTTTTGCATTCTTCATCTTCACTTCTACTCACCTCATCAAAGCCCAGCttatcaggtttttttttaggaaCAGGTATGTATTTGGAGGGCATCACTGGGGGATTGCGCACTATACAATGAGAGGGAAGATGGATGCAGAAATGGTATAAGTGATAATTAAGAGACCCATGCTTACTGTCCTCATTATGAAGCAGCTGTCAGTAGCATAAAGACTTAAAGCCAAAGAGAAGGCCAGGATTTGAGAGCAAAGAGTGAACGAATTCAAGCTACTCACCATTAACCTCCAGCAGGGAGTGCATGAAACTGTCAACTTCATCTTGTAAAGTATTGTGGGATCGCAGCGGCACAGGAAAGTAACCATACGTTTCTTTGTTACACAGAAACATTTGGACATCTGTGGAGAGCAGACAATACAAACACTTTCTCAATTCAACAACAGGTGAAAAGATGAAGGTTACAGATGAATGTGCATAAGTGTTTGGATTTAAGcactaaatatttaaataccTGCCATCCGAGCAGAGTAGGCAAACACAATAATGTCATCAAAAGCCCAGCTGTATTCTGGGTGTGGGGGATGAAAGGCAAGCTGTCTGGAAGCCTCTTTCCTGAGGTCTATCAGAAAGGTGGAGTGGACCATGGGGACGGCAAAACAGCCCCGTCGAACCTGCTTCCTTATGGGTATGTAAGCAGGAGTGCGCTTATAGTAGCCCTATAGAAGTCAAGGACATTAATAGTTGAA contains the following coding sequences:
- the colgalt1a gene encoding procollagen galactosyltransferase 1, whose protein sequence is MLGFACLPAALLLLLLSCCGPARGYFAEERWSPESPLLAPRVLLALICRNSEHSLPYFLGTIERLNYPKERMALWVATDHNKDNTTTILRDWLVKVQSHYHYVEWRPKEEPSQYKSEEGPKQWTDERYEHVMKLRQVALESAREMWADYFMLADCDNLLTNPNVLWKLMKENKTIIAPMLESRAAYSNFWCGMTSQGYYKRTPAYIPIRKQVRRGCFAVPMVHSTFLIDLRKEASRQLAFHPPHPEYSWAFDDIIVFAYSARMADVQMFLCNKETYGYFPVPLRSHNTLQDEVDSFMHSLLEVNVRNPPVMPSKYIPVPKKKPDKLGFDEVFMINLQRRTDRRERMLRALYEQEIACKVIAAVDGKAMNTSEIHALGIHMLPGYSDPYHGRPLTKGELGCFLSHYNIWKEIVERGLETSLVIEDDLRFEVFFKRRLMNLMSEVEEEGLDWDLIYIGRKRMQVDHPEKAVPHIHNLVEADYSYWTLGYMMSLQGAEKLLRAEPLNKILPVDEFLPIMYDKHPVSDYNEQFETRDLKAFSAEPLLVFPTHYTGDDGYISDTETSTVWDNDKVRTDWDRARSGKTRQQAKISSEAQNSDVLQSPLDSTARDEL